The following coding sequences lie in one Anticarsia gemmatalis isolate Benzon Research Colony breed Stoneville strain chromosome 16, ilAntGemm2 primary, whole genome shotgun sequence genomic window:
- the LOC142979539 gene encoding uncharacterized protein LOC142979539, whose protein sequence is MQVLGVELHHITPEMHHSNGQVERYIRTVLNMLRIATNHRKSEWADELWQLQLILNLTKQKTTQTSALNLLVGHESATPAIRTLVRDVAMNPPVNRESRLEKRGQRTAERLAGNQLQQDAIVNEGRSPPRVFHENDLVFVIKYAQSQGKLDSGMRVPYRLMKALRNHRYELKLLAGAYGKKTYAAAQFTVPWKGEWTPKTCGAFFDGACVTLFMCLMVLRPWRYLVKAFREKSLGGYNLFSPQRESFLLVKESSGGYNLFSPRWKAFRYRPYRRVSELSVSAQVIFSLFDFACFVRVFNL, encoded by the coding sequence ATGCAAGTGTTGGGAGTGGAACTTCATCATATTACTCCGGAAATGCATCACTCTAACGGACAAGTGGAGCGTTACATACGCACTGTGCTGAACATGCTTCGCATCGCGACCAACCACCGCAAGAGTGAATGGGCTGACGAGTTATGGCAGCTTCAGCTCATATTGAACCTGACGAAACAGAAGACTACTCAGACTTCTGCACTTAATCTTTTGGTTGGTCATGAGAGCGCTACGCCTGCAATTCGAACTTTGGTGCGAGATGTTGCTATGAACCCTCCGGTTAATCGAGAGTCAAGACTGGAAAAGCGTGGACAAAGGACGGCCGAGCGGCTGGCTGGCAATCAGTTGCAGCAAGACGCTATTGTTAACGAGGGTCGCAGCCCTCCTCGTGTGTTTCACGAAAATGACCTGGTGTTTGTCATCAAGTATGCACAATCACAGGGCAAACTGGACTCTGGGATGAGAGTGCCTTATCGACTCATGAAAGCTCTTCGTAACCACCGTTACGAATTAAAGCTCCTTGCTGGTGCATATGGGAAGAAAACCTATGCTGCTGCTCAGTTTACGGTCCCTTGGAAAGGCGAGTGGACACCTAAGACGTGTGGAGCGTTCTTTGATGGTGCGTGTGTCACCCTTTTTATGTGCCTGATGGTTTTAAGACCATGGAGGTACCTTGTTAAAGCTTTTCGCGAAAAGTCGTTGGGGGGGTACAACCTCTTTTCCCCCCAGCGTGAAAGCTTCTTGCTTGTCAAGGAGTCATCGGGGGGGTACAACCTCTTTTCCCCCCGGTGGAAAGCTTTTCGGTATAGgccttaccgaagagtatctgAGCTTTCTGTAAGTGCTCAGgtcatattttctttgtttgacTTTGCATGTTTTGTCAgggtttttaatttgtaa